The nucleotide sequence TGAGAGGATCAAAGTTTGGCAATTTGACAACTCCAATATAAAATACCAAAGTCTATTTCATATCGCCCATCTAACCGTCTTGCGCTTGGTAGACAACCGTCGCCGTTGCCGTATAGCGGGTCTCAGACTCGATAAGGGCAACTGCCGCCGCGTGTCgacaatggccttgaccaccGGCATGCACGCCAGGAGAAGAGCAATAAGGACGGCTGGTACAATCAACCCGCATCTCCCACGGCTCTCATAGCATTCCGACGTTCCATCCTCCCGGGGAAAGCATGACGGTGGTGGGCTCGGTAGTGGCTCTGAGGGCTGCTCTGACGTCGAGCACCAGTGCATGGCCAGCTTGAGCACGACGAGTGCGTTGATCAAGAGAACATCCACGCGCCTGGGCAGATGTCAGTCCTGTGTACAGACGGCCATGCAGTCGGTCAGAACTCACAAAACAGTGTTGACTAGCCCCCATGAGCTGGGTTGGCTGCTCAAGTCGACCTGACTATCCAGCTCCGCGCTTTCAGTTTGGAGTGCAGGTTTGCAAATGGAAATAGTTGTTGACTGTGACATTGTCGCGGTTGAGTCGATTGTGGATGTTTGATGGCGGACACGGAAAATCTTAGAGTTTGACGAAAGCAGCCGTTATTTACAATGCTTTCAAGAGGTGAGAGGATAGCATATGTATGCTAAGGTTATATCGATCCTGTTTCGGTGAAGCGCAGCACAGCTGCATGTTCCGGCGAATCCCTTGTGCTTGATGCATCAATATCAGAGAAATGATCTAACCGACGAAAAGGTAATGTCATAAACTGCCGCCATCTGttcaaaaaaagaggaagaaTCGGAtaaaagagggaaaaaaaaattcattGGATTGCCGGACATTAGGAGGAAGATGTCCGAACATTTTTACACTCACAGATACCGCCAAACATTTCAATCATGCAACGTTCGTCCCTTATCTCTGGTGGGAAATTTTTAGCATGAGACGGTTTTGTTTCTGCGACTTGGCTCCTCCCCCCATCGTTAATGCTCCGGAGCAGGAGAGCTATTTTAGGTCCGATTAGGTCGGTTCCGAGACAAGAGCTCGGGATTACGAGGGGAACAAGGCAGAGAGATATTCAGGACCAGTGGATTGACAGCACGCTAACGTCGGGCCTCAACGTCGGGCCTGTTTTTGATGGACATGTGCTCATGTCTGCATATGTACAAGGCCAAGGCAGTAAGGCAAACGGCAGTCAGACTCTTGTCTTTTCATCTCGAGTTTGATCTGCATGAGGATCAACAAAGGTTAAGTGCTGGGGATTTCCGTGGAAATTCCGGGGTCAAGGAACCACGGACAGTGCGCCAAATAACAGCAAGCAGCGACGAAACATTGCTTTCTCAGAGCCCAAACTGCATGAGCTGGACAGTTGGGATTGGCCTGCAGCTGCTCCCAAGCTTGCCAAGGTCCTCGCATACAGTACCCGCGGGAAACGTGGGATATAGTCCAAAAACTAGCGGCGACTGACCGCTGACCGCACTACGGATGATTTAATCTTCTCCTCTGCATTGGTTCGAGATAAGGAATTGTAGGGAGTTGGGTGGGAGCTTTGACTGGGTTCGGTTGCTTGGGAGATTGGAACCAGAGCTTGCAGAGGTAATCTTTGTGCAGGGTAGCCTTGAGCAAACAATGTAGCCTTGAGaaagtaaggtacctaccttaattacctaggtaactaggtacctacttacctTAGCTAAGCTAGGTTAGGCGAGCAATTTGAAGGGCGACTTTGAAGGGCGACGGATAAAGCGCCTGCTACCAAATAATTGCTCCGGGTCAGTGGAATGGAACACTGCTCGATTGCCGCTCGACCGTGATTCGCCAGGCATGGTCGCGTGCTTAGTCGTTCCTGCCACGAGACACAGCAATACCAAGTTTGATGTATGGAACGAAGTGAGGTAATTCACACTAGTCGAGACATTTTATTTTGGTCTAGCAAGACCATCTATTGTTGAGATGTTCCATGTTGTGTTGGATTGGGATTTTCTCAAGTTGACGCGCTCGCCAGagcgaaaacaaaacaaaaatggTGGATTTCTATTGAGGTTTGCCTCGCTGATCAGCCGATCAGTGCAATTGCTCGCCCCAAAAAAAGCCACTGGCTGCGGGCACGGTTACGTCACTCGGCCCCATCTTTCGACAACACCGGACGCGCCGCAATCTCCTAGAGGCCCGGCGCTTCAAGGCCCACAACGTcgaccaccaccaacaaccACCAAGACATTGCCGTACCTAGGAGCCAAGACCTCCTCGGCATCCATCAGATCGGCAAAGGACCACACGTGCTTTCCAGACCATGCTCCCCTCCCCGACGCTTAGCCTCACCCTTCCGAGCCTTCACGACGGCACAATACTGGCCGTACGCGTCTACCACCCCTGGTCACTGTCGCCCTCCCCGAAAGCCCCGCCATGGCGCCaccacgccgccgtcgtcgcccATCCATATGCGCCCATGGGCGGCAGCTACGATGATGCCAtcgtcggcctcgtcgccGAGACCCTCTTGCGTGCCGGCTTCCTTGTCGTCACATTTAACTTTCGTGGCGCGCATGGCTCGGCCGGGAGGACCTCTTGGACCGCAAAAGCCGAACGCGCCGACTACATGTCCGTCGCCGGCTTCGCCTGTCACTACGCCCACTTCCTGGACCCCTTCCACCACAGCACCAGCGCTTTCGACAGCCGACCCATCACGCCCATACCCGATATCGAAGACGAGCGGCAAATCACCCCGCCGTCGACGCGACATGCCCTATCCCCAtcctcgccgccaccaccgacacgcaccaccaccaacctAAACCCAACAAGCAACCCGCCCCCACCCAGCTCTCTATCCCCGCTCCTCCTCTTTGCCGGCTACTCGTACGGCGCCATGATCACGACCCAGATCCCCTCCCTCCCGACCATCCTGCAGCACTTTGTATGCCCCGAAGCCGGCTCCAACGCCGCCGAGATCCGCCTGCGGGCGCGCAGCATTGCCGACTCGCAAAACACCATCCTGGGCGCCGCCCGCCGGGCCGCCGAGCGCGAACGCCGCGGCCTGGGCGACTCGCCTCGCAAGTCCCTGGGCGTGCgcatcggcggcgacgaggacGTGACCGGCCGTCGCAAGAGCTACGACCGCTCGCCGCTGCGCGCGTCCTTTGACGACGCAGAGGAGAAGCTGCGCCGCGGCGTCGCCGACCTGCTGGCCAAGACGAGCAggcatcaccaccaccagtcCCTGTCCGGGCAGGTTGGCTCGCCGCAGAGGACTGCGAGTGCGGGAGGTGGGAGGCGGTCCGTGTCGGACAGGAGGTCCGTGTCATTGCCACACGCCGGCAGGCCACCCAGTGGCCAGTGGGACGTCCCGGTGCTCGATGAAGGTAAAGAGGATAGGACGGGACAAGGGCAGAACTCAGCGGAAGAGGCAGAAGTGAAGAAGCTGCCCGTCTTGGAGCACCCGCCGAATCCCAGGACCGCGTATTTGATGGTGTCTCCGCCGTTGAGCATAGCAGGGAACCTGACGACCCTGTCGTTTTCCCTCCCGGGGCTTACTAGGCGCGCAAAATCAACCAGAAGGTCCTCCAGCCAGCTTCCAACAACCGTCATGACCGACGGGGAGGTCGACGCCGGGGGCATAGCAGGCAATTCCACACAAAAGCCCGTCACGGCCAAGGCCGTCAGGGCAGCCTCGACCATGTTCCCTCCGCCAAGCGAACTCgaagaggcggagcagaAGCTCGTCGAAAGTCCGTCTGTGGTTGTCTACGGTGACACTGACGTCTTTGTGTCGAATCGTCGCATGAGGGAGTGGGCGGCCAGGCTCCAGGGGGTCCCAGGGTCGAAATTCCGGGCCCACGAGGTGTCTTCGGCGGGTCACTTTTGGCAAGAAACACCCGGACCCGGGGGTGGTGAGCCGGTAGCTAGTGTTCTTATGCATGCTGTTGGGACGTTTGCCGAGGTCCTACTCAAAGATGTAGCGCCTGGTTGATGGCTGAATTCACGCCTAGAAGGAGCTTAAATACCGCCTGCGTGGCCTGCAGTAAACATGGTGGATGGTTCAGCCCCAATCCCGCCATTGGACATTGGACAAACTAACAACAGCAAGTGTCCCAGGTAAGCTTTGTACTAAACTTGTATCCATAGGTACATATCATGACCAGTATAGGAGTTGATACTTTGGCGTCCTTTCGCATTAACCCGTTTGCATTTACCCGAACGTCGGACATGTGTCGCCCTTTGGAGTCCAATCTTGATTTGATAGAGCTGTTGTCATTACCCCATGTTCAGACACCATCAGAGCAAAAACGGCAGAAAATAATCAGAAGCCTTGCTTGAATGTTGGCAATCAGCTTTACAAGCACTAAAGTTTAGCCACCACCGCACGAAGCTCGTCCGCCGCAATGGCGCCCTAGTGTCAAATAAAGTTGGAGTGAGCCGTGTGTTGTCTAGCACGCAGCACTGCAGCGCCAAAGGGTAAGGGAGGCCGACCAGGCTGCCGAGCTAAACGAGGGGAAGAATGATGTGTTCCTGGACGAGCACACACCACCCTAGTTAGTTGGTTTGAACTGGTGAACCGGCTGCAGGGCGGCGGCATTTATTAAAATGTGAGACTTGATCCAACTACTAATCTGTCGACACTGGCGTGTAGCTTTATATTCATTAATGAAGTCGTAGCGCTGAAGTGGTCATGCAAGCTCTGCATTGCCCTTGACACGTCATTTTTCCACATTATGCCTTCATAGTCTTCATCTCTGACATTACCAGTGACGCCAAATCTACACCGACACCAGAGTACTTCGCTCCGCTACCTTGACGGCAAACTGGCTGATGGATTCGCCGCCCATAATCTCGAGCAAAGCTATATTGGCATTCATTGCCAAGTTGATCCAGTTGCGCACCTCGATGGCGACAAGAGAGTCGACGCCATACTCGTACAGGGGGTGGGACGGGTCGACCTCGACGGGTGGGATCTGGAGAATGCCGGCGGCCTTGTGCACGAGGGCTTCGGTCACGTActctgcagcttggggtttgGTCGTGGCGCCGGCCAGCAGGGAggccagcgacgacgacgaggacgacgacgagcggCTGCCATCGCTCCCTTCGGCGGACTGCGGTCTCGAGCCCCACCGGGCGGCACCGCCGGTCAGCGCGGAAAAGCGTGGGTCGGAATGGTAGGCCGGCGGTGGCACGATGTCGTGCGTCGCCCACATCTCGGCCGACCCGAGGCCCGAGCAGACCTGCGGCGGTGGCCAGTCCGAAGAAGCCCCTGACTGCtgttgcagcagcagctgcttCTGCCCCCTGATCAAACTCTTCATCAAGGCCAAAAAGACGTCGCGCGGGATGCCAACGACCTTTGCCCACTGGTCGAACCGCGCCCCGAAGCTCTGCTCGGCCGCCATGCCGACGTCCCGCACGATGCCCAAGTCCACCGCCACCCCGGACAGCCCCCTCGCGCGCCGGCTGCTCGCCAGCGCGTCCTGGTACGTGTTGGCCGCGGCGTAGGCAGCCTGGCCGGCGTTGCCCCAGAGCCCCGCCACCGACGCGCAGAGCACCAGGAAGTCCAGGGGTCTGGAGTGGTCGAAATAGCGGTCGAGGTTGCGCGAGCCGCGCACCTtgggccgcagcgccgcgGCCCAGTCGTCGTGCGTCATGTTGTCCAGCACGGCGTCGCGGAGCACGGCGGCCAGGTGCACGACGCCGCGGATCGGGGGCAGGTCGGCGCGGCGTTCGTACTGCTgcatggcggcgaggaaggaCTCGTCGTCGGCCACGTCGCCGCGCAGCACGTGGACCTGCACGCCCGCGGCTTGGAGTTTTTTGATCTGGTCCCTGGCGGCTGGGGACGCGTCGGCCCCCGAGCGCGAGAGGAAGACGAGGTGTCTCGCCCCGCAAGATGCCAGGAGCTGGGAGAGGCTTCGGCCCAGCCCGCCCAGCCCGCCGACGAGCAGGTAGGCGGCCTTGCGGTCGAGCGTCAGCGAGTCCTTGGCCGGGAACAGCACGGGCACGCGGGCCGCGGCGGGGAAGGTGAGGACGATCTTGCCGCGGTGCTTCCCCTGCTGCATGGTGCGGTAGGCCTCCTCGACCCTGTCGATGGGGTAGGTGGTGATGGGGGAAACGGGGGTCAGACGGCCAGACCGGACGAGTTCGAACACGGTGCCGAGGAGCCCCGCCTGGGTGGTTTCGGGCAGGTCCTTGACGTcgaagaaggaaaaggatATGCTCTTGCCAAAGGGCTTCATGTCGAGGCGGGTGTTGTTGACGACGTCGCGCAGGCCGAGCTCGACGAGGCTGCCAGAGGGCGCGACGCAGTCCCACGATGCGCGCAGCAGCTCGCCGGACAGCGAGTTGAGCACGCAGTCCACGCCCCTCTTGCCCGTGACGCGGGCCACGGCCTTTGCGAAGCTGGCGTCGCGCGAGTGGAAGATGTTGGACGGGGCGATGCCGTAGCGCTCGGTCAAAAAGGCCCTCTTCTCGGGGGAGCCCGCCGTGGCGTAGACGACGAGGCCGCGCAGCAGGGCTATCTGGATGGCGGCCTGTCCGACGGCGCCCGTGGCGGCGTGGACGAGTACCGACTGGCCCGCGGATAGCCTGGCGACGTTGACGAGTGCGTGGTAGGCTGTGATGTATGCGACGGGGACGGACACGGCCTCTTCAAAGGTCAACGAGTCTGGCAGCTTTGTGGCGAGGCTGGACTTGACGTTTACGAGGGTCTTGTGCGTGCCCAGGGGGCACAGGATGGCCACGCGATCGCCCGCCTGCACGTTGGTCACACCGCTGCCGGCACGGATGACGATACCGCTGGCCTCGGAGCCCAATGCGGGTAGGGCTATCATTCCCATGGCGGCCATGACGTCTTTGAAACTGGGGAAAGCGTTAGCTGacgaaaagggaaaaaagaaacgtgAAGGGCTTTTTGATATTGGGAACTTACTTGAGACTGGCCGCATGGACCTGGACTTGGACGTCCAAATCACCCAGCGGTTCCGTCATGACAGCAGCATCATTGACGAAACAGAAAGTATCCAAGAGTCCCGGCTGACCGATGGCCAGCTTTACGGGAAAGTCGAGCTCGCTCAACGTGACAAGGCGCTTCGAGTCGGCCAGATGCTCGGCGACCAAGGAATCACCCTCGGGGTCCTCGACGATCCTGGCAACCTGCAGCCGGCCTTGAGCCGCACGGAACTCTCTATCCTTGGACGTCAGCTCGGCCGTGGCCAGGCGAGCAATCTGCCTAGGGGCCTTCTCGACCTGGTCGGAGTCTGACTCGGACTCGGACTCGGACCCGAGGTGCAGCACCCGCACGTCTGCCGTGGGGTTCTCGCTGCGGACGCAGCGCACCAGGCCGTCCACGACGTGCAGCGAGGGGTCGTCGCCGCGCGTGACCCACAGCAGCCGTGCGCTCCTTTGCATcatggccttggcggcctgcagGTCCGCGGCCGTCATGGATTCGAGGaacggctgctggagctccAGGAGGCTGATGACGGTCTTGCCAGCGAATACAGCCTCGTTTGTGGTTGGAGGCTGTCCCCCGGCGGCTGCCCACTGGTGTCGGACAATCTTGCCATTCGATGAAAGGTCCTCGAGGAGCGTGTCGATGATGCGCTGCACGGCCGGATCTGTTAGTGATGCGGCCGCCGGCTCGACAACGACGACGTCATTGGTGGGGGCGCCGTTCTGCATCTGAGAAGGCGGTGGTGTTTCTCGGCGACGGTACAACATGGGCGCTCCAGCGGTGGCAAAGGAGCAGGTGAAGCCCCTGGACTCGAGAGTCGAGGTCACACCGCGGATATCGGTGGCCAAGACGACTGCCGCCTCGGGCGCGGCTAGACCCAGCAGGCGCTGCAGCACTTCATCTAGCTCTTCAGTTCCCATATCATTGACCCATGAGGGGATCACGACAACCTCGGCTGGCAGCAAGTCGCGATAAGCTGTATATTAGGGGCTATTGACGCGGGACAAGTCGATTGCTTTGCCGTCCTCGCCATCCTTGGCACCCTCGCCGTCAGGCGAAGCGTAGAGCACACGTGAACCTGAACCTGAACCTGACACTGACAGGTCGGCCAGCAGCCGCGGCTCCACAGCATTGCGCACCAGCTCGACGGTCGTCGCACCGGGGTTGAGCCCGTGGAGCACCAGACGCACGAGCCTCGACAGGCTCTCCGCCTCAGTAGACAACCCCCGACTAGAGACGGCGTTCATCACCTCGGCCGGCGTCATCAGGTCGAGCGCATCGTCCCAGCGCACACGCGCCATCAACGACctgggcaccgccgtggagCCGACCGCAGCGACGCCGCCCGTCCCGTCATCGAGCTCGCTGAGGCGGAAGTCGGTAAAGGAGAGACAGGGCACGGTCCGCGACTCGTCAAACAGGCTCGTGTCGACGGACCACTCCTTGAAGCCGCTGCGCCTCGAGTGGCAGACGCCCGGGAGGAGCTGGCCCTTGGGCTCGGGAAAGTCGGCAGACACTTCCATCTCGGCTACAAAGGTCGGCGCGTACGGCCTCTGGGACTGAACGTGGCCGTCTCGCAGGGTGCTGCTGATCCAGGCCTGGAATATGGCGTCGAGCGTGGCACCGTGCGCGAGGAATGGTCTGGACAGGAGCTGGTCCTGCTGCAGCTGTCCCGCGCTAAAAGTGTCGTTTTCGAGGCTGGACAGGCGCACGCCAAATGTTGAACAGCCGTCGCCGGGGTGTATGTCTTGCACGCTGCGAAAGTGCCCGCTGTACTGGAACCCGAGCCCGGCGAGATGCTCGTAAAAGTCCTCCTCGGCATAGCTGTCGGAACCGCACTCGTCAAGCACCCTACGGTAGCCATCCAACCTCTCGGCGGCAATGTGCCCGTCCTCACGCTCCATGTGCTCGCCCCGATCCTCCTTGTAGTCCAGCGACAACAGTCCGCGGCAGTTGTCGCGCAGCGGGCCAGTCCCGGCGCTCGAGGATATCAACAGCTCCCACCACGACGTGGTGCTGTTGTGCCCTGCCGTGCCCAGCAGGTGCGGCCGCATGGTCAAGACCAcctcggtggcggcggaCTCGGGCAGGGCCAGCGCCGCAAAGAAGGAAACGTCGCGCAGCCTGACGGCGTGCAGCGTCCTGCCCGGCTCGGCGAGCTGGCGACCGCCCTCGATGGCGATGCTCAGCATGGCCGCGGCCGGCAGCAGCACCGTGCCGCCGACCTTGTGCCCGCGCAGCCAGGGCTCCTCATCGAGGCGGATGAAGCCGCGCCAGACCCGCTGCGCCTGGTCCGTCGACGGCATCGGCGCCCCCAGCAGGCCGCGGCGCGGCATCTTGCGGTGCAGGTACTCGTGGTGGATGCGCGACGTCGCGTCGAAGGCGCGGTCGTGGTTCCAGGGGTAAGGGGGCAGGTCCGTGAGGAGCTTGGCGCCGACGTCGCCGTTGGCGCGGGCTGCGTTGATCTCCACGCCGGCGTGGAAGAGGGAGCGTGCGAGGTCCAGGGCCGTGTCGACGGCGTCGCGGCCGCGCAGCAGCACCGAGTGGTATTCCATGTCGCGCAGGCCGTGGCGCGACAGGGTCTGGTCGACGGGGCCGGCCAGGGTGCTGTGAGGCCCGATTTCGATCATCATGTCAATTGTATtgacttcttcttctcttgtgTGGTTGCCGTCTATACAAGGTCGGACCAGTTCTACAATGCCGTCCGAGAAGAGCACCGGAGACATCATGTTGGCGAGCCAGTAGTACGGCCCCAGCATGTCTGGAGTTGCCTCCGAGGCCGTTACGCTCGAGACCATGATGGGTGCAGGCTCCGACATGGCGTCCGACGCCTCCCTGGGTTCTATGTGGGAAATGTATGAGAGGTACTTGTCGGAGACGGCGGCCATGAGGGGGGAGTGATAGGCAATCTCGACCTTGAGCCGCCGATGGAAGATGCTGTGCTCCTGGAGCACCTCGGCCATCTTTTCAAGCTCTGTCGCGTGTCCCGAGAGCGTTATACTCTCGGGCGAGTTCACACATGCCACGGTCACGTCGACACAACCATTCTGACCGGCTATGAGCTCTTGAGCCTGTTCCCTCGAACACCCGACGGCCATCATGCCCATTTCCGTTGCCTGTTTCGAGGAGGCCTCGGCTACAGCAGCCGAGGCCTTCCCACGAAAATAGGCAGCCGCGATAGCGTCCGAGTGGCTCAGTGCACCCAAGCAGTACGCCGCAGCTATCTCCCCGCTCGAGTGACCTATGACCCTTGCCGGCCGCACCCCCCAGGACCTGAGCTCATCGACCAGCGCGATCTGCAGGACCGTGCAGATGGCCTGGCTGACCTCTGCTCTGCCGAGCCGGCTCTCGTCCCCCCTCTTCTCCAGCTCTCGAACCGGCTCCCATTCGCAGCCGAGCCGAGCCAGGTAGGCGGTGGAAGCCGCCACCGAAGCGGCAAACACGGGTCTCGAGAGCAGCTGGATCCCCATGCCGGCCCACTGCGCGCCCTGGCCCGTGAAGACAAAGGCCAGCCTGGGCTGCttcctgccgctgctgcgtcGTCGCACCGCCTCTCGTCCCACTCCCGCTGTCAACTGATCCCGCACGTCGGCCAGGCTCTCTGCCACGAAGCTGCTCACCCAACCGAGCCCCGCCCGCGCGGTGGCGAGCGTGTAGGCCAGGTCGGCAAGGTACAAAGGGCGCGCGGCGAGGGGGCCGAGGCCGTCGAGGTGCTCGAGGAGCGAGCTGGCGATGCGGGCAAATCCCCCTTGGTCCTGACTGCTGAGGAAAAACACCCTCTTGGAGCTCTTGGGGCGGCTGTCTTGgtcgtcgacggcggctGCGGCATTGTGCGCCTCCATGACGACGTGGGCGTTGgtgccgccgaggccgaagcTGCTGATGCTCATGGGGCGTTGCTGGGTGACTGGCCATGCCGTCAACCTCGTGGGCACCTCCATGTTCCATTCGTCGAGTGGGATTTTGCGGTTGATTTTGTTGAGGTGTATGTTTGGTGGGATCAGACCGCGTTCGAGCGCCAGTACGCCCTTGATCAACCCTGCGATACCCGCGGCTGGTTCGAGGTGGCCGATCTAGATAGGGGCGGGGGGTGCGTATTTGTTGAATTCAGCATCAGGCCAATGGCCATGTAGTTGAAGATGCGCTGCTCAAACTTACATTCGGCTTGACGCTGCCCATTATCAACCTCTGATTCCTGGCAGCCCGTCCAATGGTGCTATATATAGCATGAGCTTCTGTTGGGTCTCCTGCTTTCGTTCCggttcccttttttttcattttacAATGTCAGGCGTGTTCTTCTCCCGAGTTTCGAATCatacacaaaagaaaaggggggGGCTCAGGGGGCGCAAATCACGTACGTGTGCTTCGACATACTGCGTCTCGGCGTAGTCGAGACCGAAGGTTTCGTAAACGTCCTTTATGAGGTGCATTTGCGACTCTCCCGAAGGCATGGCCATGCCCTTTGTCCAGCCGTCTGAGTTTGATCCGGTGCCGCGGATGACGGCGCGGATCGGGTCCCCGTCGCGCAGGGCCGCCGCGAGCGGCTTGAGCACGACGATGCCGCAACCCTCGCCTCGGCCGTAGCCGCGACCCTCGTCGTCAAAGGATCGTGAGCGTCCCTCGGGGCTGAGCACCGAGAGGTTTTGCAGCTGCATAAAGGTGTCGGGAGACAGCAGCAGGTTGACCCCTCCTGCAACGGCCATCTGGCAAAGGTTCAAAATAGAATCCGTGTCAGCTTACCTTGTTCCTCGTATCATGGTTTGCTCTTTGATTGTTCTATGGTCGCTTATGGACCTTGACTCTTCATGCAAACCTTTGAATAGAAACGAACAAAGataagacaaaagaaaaaaacataccTCGGACTCGCCCAACCTCAAACTCTGACAGGCAAGATGAACAGCAACCAGACTGGACGAGCAGGCCGTCTCGACAGTGGCGCTGGGGCCGTGCAGGTCGAAAAAGTGCGACAACCTGTTGCTCATTAGCTCCTCCGAGACGCCCATGATGGTGTGCTGCGGCTGGTTCCCAAAGTCGCGGACGATGCCGTCCCTGTACTCGGCCATGTTGGCCGCCGCGCCCACGAAGCAAGCCGTGCGCGAGCCCGCCACGCGCTGCAGCGTCATACCCGCGTTCTCGAGGGCCTCGTACGCCACCTCGAGGGCCAGGCGCTGCCGCGGATCCGACGCCAGCGCCTCCCCCGGCGTCATGTTGAAAAAGGCCGCGTCAAAGGCGTACGGGTCGCCCTTGAGGAAGTGTGCCCCCTTGCAGGGCAGCACGTTTTGCCGCCCGCTGCTGTTGGCGTGGTAAAAGGCTGACGCGTTGAACCGGTCCGGTTCGGAAAAGGCGTCTTTGAAACCCAAGTCAGtctttatttttatctttactttatttttttttttgatttttttgaCAAAAGAGGGCGgggcagagagagagagagagggactCACCTTTTCCCTCCTTCAGGAGTTCCCAGAATTTGCACGGGTTCGTCGCCTCGCCTGGAAAGCGACAGGCCATGCCGATGATGGCCACCGGCACATCGCAACCCCCACGAGAAGTGCTGGACGACATCTCTGGCTTGTCTCTTGGTGGTATTGCGAAGTACGTGTAGTGTAAGATTAATAACAAGCCGGTGCCGTTTCTTTCGTCTTTTTGGGACAGACAAGCTAGACTCTGTATCGTCAAGCCTGCTTCTTAAAAAGCATTCATCCCCGAGGAAGCCTCCTATGAATCGATCGTCAAGGGATTTAAAAATTCAATGTACTCACTGTATGCATAGCGCACTGTAGTCCATAATACGGAAACCACATCCGGAAGCTCGAACTGAGCACTACTCGGCTTGGTTTGGATATTCGCGCATCTTGCTGAGTAGCATGCTTTTATTCCCACACCCCATCATTTCTACCAGTGTTCCAGATCTACACCGACACGACGAGCACGACGTGACTGGCGAGGC is from Pyricularia oryzae 70-15 chromosome 2, whole genome shotgun sequence and encodes:
- a CDS encoding mycocerosic acid synthase; translation: MSSSTSRGGCDVPVAIIGMACRFPGEATNPCKFWELLKEGKDAFSEPDRFNASAFYHANSSGRQNVLPCKGAHFLKGDPYAFDAAFFNMTPGEALASDPRQRLALEVAYEALENAGMTLQRVAGSRTACFVGAAANMAEYRDGIVRDFGNQPQHTIMGVSEELMSNRLSHFFDLHGPSATVETACSSSLVAVHLACQSLRLGESEMAVAGGVNLLLSPDTFMQLQNLSVLSPEGRSRSFDDEGRGYGRGEGCGIVVLKPLAAALRDGDPIRAVIRGTGSNSDGWTKGMAMPSGESQMHLIKDVYETFGLDYAETHTIGRAARNQRLIMGSVKPNIGHLEPAAGIAGLIKGVLALERGLIPPNIHLNKINRKIPLDEWNMEVPTRLTAWPVTQQRPMSISSFGLGGTNAHVVMEAHNAAAAVDDQDSRPKSSKRVFFLSSQDQGGFARIASSLLEHLDGLGPLAARPLYLADLAYTLATARAGLGWVSSFVAESLADVRDQLTAGVGREAVRRRSSGRKQPRLAFVFTGQGAQWAGMGIQLLSRPVFAASVAASTAYLARLGCEWEPVRELEKRGDESRLGRAEVSQAICTVLQIALVDELRSWGVRPARVIGHSSGEIAAAYCLGALSHSDAIAAAYFRGKASAAVAEASSKQATEMGMMAVGCSREQAQELIAGQNGCVDVTVACVNSPESITLSGHATELEKMAEVLQEHSIFHRRLKVEIAYHSPLMAAVSDKYLSYISHIEPREASDAMSEPAPIMVSSVTASEATPDMLGPYYWLANMMSPVLFSDGIVELVRPCIDGNHTREEEVNTIDMMIEIGPHSTLAGPVDQTLSRHGLRDMEYHSVLLRGRDAVDTALDLARSLFHAGVEINAARANGDVGAKLLTDLPPYPWNHDRAFDATSRIHHEYLHRKMPRRGLLGAPMPSTDQAQRVWRGFIRLDEEPWLRGHKVGGTVLLPAAAMLSIAIEGGRQLAEPGRTLHAVRLRDVSFFAALALPESAATEVVLTMRPHLLGTAGHNSTTSWWELLISSSAGTGPLRDNCRGLLSLDYKEDRGEHMEREDGHIAAERLDGYRRVLDECGSDSYAEEDFYEHLAGLGFQYSGHFRSVQDIHPGDGCSTFGVRLSSLENDTFSAGQLQQDQLLSRPFLAHGATLDAIFQAWISSTLRDGHVQSQRPYAPTFVAEMEVSADFPEPKGQLLPGVCHSRRSGFKEWSVDTSLFDESRTVPCLSFTDFRLSELDDGTGGVAAVGSTAVPRSLMARVRWDDALDLMTPAEVMNAVSSRGLSTEAESLSRLVRLVLHGLNPGATTVELVRNAVEPRLLADLSVSGSGSGSPEVVVIPSWVNDMGTEELDEVLQRLLGLAAPEAAVVLATDIRGVTSTLESRGFTCSFATAGAPMLYRRRETPPPSQMQNGAPTNDVVVVEPAAASLTDPAVQRIIDTLLEDLSSNGKIVRHQWAAAGGQPPTTNEAVFAGKTVISLLELQQPFLESMTAADLQAAKAMMQRSARLLWVTRGDDPSLHVVDGLVRCVRSENPTADVRVLHLGSESESESDSDQVEKAPRQIARLATAELTSKDREFRAAQGRLQVARIVEDPEGDSLVAEHLADSKRLVTLSELDFPVKLAIGQPGLLDTFCFVNDAAVMTEPLGDLDVQVQVHAASLNFKDVMAAMGMIALPALGSEASGIVIRAGSGVTNVQAGDRVAILCPLGTHKTLVNVKSSLATKLPDSLTFEEAVSVPVAYITAYHALVNVARLSAGQSVLVHAATGAVGQAAIQIALLRGLVVYATAGSPEKRAFLTERYGIAPSNIFHSRDASFAKAVARVTGKRGVDCVLNSLSGELLRASWDCVAPSGSLVELGLRDVVNNTRLDMKPFGKSISFSFFDVKDLPETTQAGLLGTVFELVRSGRLTPVSPITTYPIDRVEEAYRTMQQGKHRGKIVLTFPAAARVPVLFPAKDSLTLDRKAAYLLVGGLGGLGRSLSQLLASCGARHLVFLSRSGADASPAARDQIKKLQAAGVQVHVLRGDVADDESFLAAMQQYERRADLPPIRGVVHLAAVLRDAVLDNMTHDDWAAALRPKVRGSRNLDRYFDHSRPLDFLVLCASVAGLWGNAGQAAYAAANTYQDALASSRRARGLSGVAVDLGIVRDVGMAAEQSFGARFDQWAKVVGIPRDVFLALMKSLIRGQKQLLLQQQSGASSDWPPPQVCSGLGSAEMWATHDIVPPPAYHSDPRFSALTGGAARWGSRPQSAEGSDGSRSSSSSSSSLASLLAGATTKPQAAEYVTEALVHKAAGILQIPPVEVDPSHPLYEYGVDSLVAIEVRNWINLAMNANIALLEIMGGESISQFAVKVAERSTLVSV